The Zhihengliuella sp. ISTPL4 genomic interval CGCAGCTTCGAGGCGGCGGCCTCGTCGACGACGACGGTCGCGTGCGGGTGCAGCTGGATGGCCGACCCGGGCAGCAGCGCGGTGAGCGGGCCCTCGACCGCGCCGGCCACGGCCTCGGCCTTGCCGGCGCCGAACGCCAGCAGCACGAGGTGTCGAGCCTCGAGGATGGTGCCGAGGCCCTGCGTGATGCAGTGCATCGGAACGTCGTCGATGGCGTCGAAGAAGCGGGCGTTGTCCTCGCGGGTCTGCTGGGTGAGGGTCTTCACCCGCGTGCGGGAGGCGAAAGAGGACCCGGGCTCGTTGAAGCCGATGTGCCCGTCCGTGCCGATGCCGAGGATCTGCAGGTCCACCCCGCCCGCCGCGGCGATGGACGCGTCGTAGTCCACCCCCGCGTGCTGAATGGTCGCCTCCGCGCCGTTCGGGACGTGGATGCGCTCAGGGTCGAGGCCGAGCGGCTCGACCACCTCGCGGGTGATCACCGAGCGGTAGCTCTCCGGGTGGGAGGGATCGATGCCGACGTACTCGTCCAGTGCGAAGCCGCGCACCTGCGAGACGTCGCGTCCCGCGAGGCGGCTGCGGAGAGCCTGATAGACCGGCAGCGGGGTCGATCCGGTTGCGAGTCCGAGCACCGCGTCGGGGCGGCGGTCGATGAGTTCGACGATCTCGGTGGCGACCAGGGCACCGGCGGCCTCGGCATTCTCGACGATGACGACCTCAGCCATGCGGAACGATCTCCTTCTCAGATTGGGATGCGCCCACCAGGGCGGCGCCGAAAGCGGCGGCGGGCGAACCCGCGGGGAGCAGTTCGATTCTCTCATCCAGCCGGAGGGACCTCAGGAACGGTGACGCCTCGGCCCCCGCGTGCAGAGCCGCACGGATCCCTTCCGCAAGCCGTCCGCCCAGAGCGGTGAGGCCACCGCCGATGACCACGGTCTCGACGTCGGCGGACAGCACGAGAACGCGCACGGCCGCTGCCGCACCGAAGAAGAGGTCCGCCTGCAGCGCCAGGGCGTGCGGATCCCCCGCCTCGGCCGCGTCGACGATGTCCTTGACGGGGAGGGCGCCAGGGCGCCCCCAGGCCTTGGCCAGAGCGCCCCCACCGCAGAAGGTCTCCACGCAGCCGCGCTGTCCGCACCCGCAGAGCCGCCCACGGGGATCGACCGAGAGGTGCCCGACCTCGCCGGCGGTTCCCCGCGAGCCCCGCCAGATGCGTCCGTCCACGACGATGCCGGCGGCGACCCCGGTGCCGAGGTTGAGATAGGCCATCGAGCCCGCGACGTCGCTCAGGACGGCGGCGCCGAGCGCGGCGGCCTTCACGTCGTTCTCCACCCGGAAGGGAATCCCGAGCGCCTGCTCGGCGCGCGCCGCGAGGTCGAGCGATTCCACCCCGAGGTTCACGGCATGGAGAACACGCCCCGCCTCCGCGTCCACGAGACCGGGGATGCCGATACCGGCGGAACCGACGGCGGACAACGGGAGCCCGCTCTCCTCGGCGAGCGCCGCGACGGTCGAGACGATGCTGTCGACGACGGCGTCCTCGCCCCAGCCGGTGGGGCGGCGGAGTCGGGCGAGGATCGTCCCCGCCGGGTCGACGGCGACCGCGTCGATCTTCGTACCGCCGACGTCCAGGCCCACGCGAAGGGGCCGACCGACGAGGTCGGCGAGGGCAGCGACGGTCATCGGATGCCGATCCCGGTCGTCGTCGCGGTGATCACGACACCCCCAGTTGGCCGGAGAGCACCATGACGGCGGCACCGCGGAGCACGATGTCGTCCTGACGGGTCAAGCGCACCATGACGTCTTCGAAGACACCCTCGAGCGTGCGCGCGTGCAGCGTCTCGACCGCCGCGTCGATGAGGGTGCCGTCAAGCAGTCCGGTGGGCCCGGAGAGCACGACCTCGGACAGGTCGAGCGCGGCGACGATGGGGGCGATGGCGATGGCCATGCGGGTGCCGGAGTCACGGAGGATCTCCTCGCGCGCGGCCGGGTCGGCGTCGATCGCCTCCTGCATCCGGCTCACGCTCAGCCACGCCTCGAGGCAGCCGATCTTGCCGCAGGCGCACCGAGGGCCGCCGTCGGTGCCGACGACGACGTGACCGATCTCCCCCGCGGCGAATCGGCTGCCGAGGAGTGGCTGGCTTCCGGTGATCAGCCCGGCACCGACACCGCGACCGATCTTGATGAGCATGAAGTCGGCTTCCGCCTCGCCGAAGGTGTACTCGGCGAGCACCGCCGCGTTCGCGTCGTTCCGAGCGAGGACGGGGAGGTCGAGCTCGAGGCTGAGCTTCGCCTCGAGCGGGAAGTCGGTCCAGCCGAGGTTGGGCGAGCTGAGCACGAGTCCGTCCGGGCGCACGACACCCGGGGTGCCGATGCCCACGCCGAGCACGGGCTGCGTGGCGATCTCGACGAGGCTCTGTGCGAGCGCGCGCAGCGCCTCGTACGCCGCATCGCCGTCGGGCCTCTCGGGCCGCGGCACCTGCCGTCGTTCCAGCACGTCGCCGTCGAGGCTGAGGACGGCACCCTCGAATGCCGTCGGCCCGGAGAGGTCCAGTCCGATGATCTGGTGGCCGACCCGGTCGATGTCGATGAGGATGGGCGGCTTGCCCGGGCCGACGGCCTCGCGGACGCCGATCTCGACGACGATGCCGTCGGCGATGAACTCCGCGACGAGGTCGGAGATCGTCACACGGGTGAGGCCCGTCTCACGAGAGAGATCCGCGCGACTCATCGCCCCCGAGTGGTAGAGCGTCTGCAGCACGAGAGCGCGGTTGTGTCCGCGCGCGTGCTCGGGGAGCACCTTGGTGCGCGAACGGAGGTGACGCGCGGGGCCGAAGGCGTGCGCGTTCGCGGCGACGAAGTCTGTCGTCGCCGCTGGGCGCTGGTCATCCGAAACGGACATGTTTGTTAGTAGACCTTACGAACAGAGATTGTGCAACTGTCCCGCGCGATTCCGCGGGCAGGGTTACCGAAACGTGACATCAGGCCGTGCCCGACGGGGCCTCGTCCGACGCCGATCGGAGCAGGCGTTCGACGAGCCCGGCGACGATCCCCTCCCGCGTCTCGATCGACATCGGCTTCCCAGGCACGCCCGGTCGCCGCTGCTCCGGCGTCGGACCGTCCAGCGGACGATACCGCACCCCCGCCGCCGCGAGACGGCGCAGATGCGTGGGCAGGCGTCGCGCGAAGTCGGCGTACGGCGCCGGTTCTCCGCCGTCCCACAGCCGTTCCGCGATCGCGGCGAGGCGGGGGAACATCGCGAAGTCGACCCGGTCCCTGCTCGGCAGGTGCTCGGTCCAGACGTTCGCCTGACCGCCGACCGCGCCGTCGACGACGCGGAACGAGTACGACCGTTCGATGGTGAGCGGCGGGCCGACCCGGATGGGCTCCTCCGTCGACTCGGACTGCGGATAGTCGAGGTAGACCTCGAGGTCCGGACAGCCCACGACCGGGATCCCCCGTCGCAGCGCCTCCCGCATGGCGACCGGGCCCCGCCAGGCGAGGATCCGCACTCCTTCGGGAACCTCGCCCTCCAGCACCTCGTCCCAGGCCAGGGCCGTTCGCCCCCTGCGGCGGACGTGCTCGACGAAGTGTGCTGTGAACCAGGGCTGCACATCGTGCGCCGTCTCCAGCCCGAGCTCTCGCATCCGCGCCGCCGCCGCGGGGCTCTCCGCCCATTCCGTGACCGGGACCTCGTCGCCACCGATCCCGATCCACGCGGACGGGAACACCTCGCACAGCGCATCGATGGCGGCACGGCCGAACGCCAGCGCTTCCTCGGTCGGCGCGAGGGTGCGCGCGTTCACGCCGAAACGCTCCCACGGTCCGGTCGCCGGCTCCGCGACATCGACGTTGCCGAGCTCCGGATAGGCGGCGAGCGCGGCCTGGACGTGCCCCGGCAGCTCGACCTCGGGCACGAGCGTGACGAAGCGCTCGGCCGCATACCGCACCAGCTCGCGCAACTCGGCTGTGGTGTAGAAGCCCTCGTGCACGCCGGGCTCCACCGTCGCCTCCGGACCGTGTCCGCGCTGGGTGGCCTCGCGCCGTGCGCCGACCTCGGTGAGCCGCGGGTAGCCGGGCACCTCGAAGCGCCATCCCTGATCGTCCGTCAGGTGCAGGTGCAGGATGTTGAGCTGATGGTCCGCCAGCAGGTCGATGAGGCGGCGCACATCCTCCGCGGGACGGAAGTGCCTGGCCACATCGAGCATCGCGCCGCGCCAGGCATACGCGGGTGCCCCCTCCCAGCGCCCCGCCGGAATCGTCGCCGCAAGCGCGGGATCCCCCTCGGGATCGCGGAGCTGGCGGAGTGTCGTCACCCCGCGGAAGACGCCCTCGGGGGTCGCACCGGCGACCTCGACCCCGGAGGCGGCCACGGTCACCCGGAAAGCCTCGTCAGGGTGACGCCCCGCCGTGGCTGCTACGGTTCCCAGCTCCGCGTCGACCACGAGACGGATGGCGGGCAGGGAGCCGTCCGCTCGCCCGCCGCCGAGACGTCCGACGGCGGCGGCCAGCTCGGGAGCGGCGTCGATGGGCGTCTCCGGGGTCCACCGGAACCCGGGCGCCAGCGGGTCGATGCGCGCGGAGATGCGCGGCACGGTCGCGCGCGGCGCCGGCGGCGGCATGCGCAGCGCACGTCCGGCGACAGCCCCCGTCGGCTCACCGTCCGTGACGACCGGCACGCCGGCGACGAGCACCTCGTGCACCCCGCGCGGCGTTCCGTGCGGGTCCTCGAACGTCGCCCCCGCCGCGATCGTCTCGGGGTCGAACAGCACCAGGTCGGCGGTAGCCCCGGCGCGGAGGACGCCGCGCGGCGCGTCGCCGCGGTCGAGGCCCAGGCGCGCGGCCGGGTTGCCGGAGAGGTGGCGCACGGCTTCCTCGAGGCTCAGCACCCCGAGTTCCCGGACGTAGTGCCCGAGATAGCGGGGGAAGGTGCCGCGTCCGCGGGGGTGCGGCCGCGCTCCGATGAGGATGCCGTCGCTGCCGCCGGAGTGCCGGGGGTGCCGCATGATGGCTCGGACGTTGTCTTCGTCGCCGATGTGCATGAGCACGCCGGTGGCTCCCGCGTCGGCGAGGATCGTGTCGATCACGACATCGACGGCCCGGCGCCCCGACTCGGCGGCGATGTCGGCGACCGTCCGGCCGACGAGTCCGGCCAGGGCGGGGTTCGCGGTCCCGGAGATCTGGATCACCGACCAGTCGGCGACCTCCCCGTGGAAGCCGTCGCACCCGATCTCCTCGAGCTCCACCCGGACGGCCTCGCGCCCTCGCGCGTCGAGGGCGGCCAAGGAGCCCAGCAGATCACCGGTCGCCGCCAGGCGGCTCGGCAGGAGGGCGGAGAGGGTGGTCGCGCCCGGCAGGTACGGATACGTGTCCAACGTGACGTCGACCCCATCGGCCACCGCCTCGTCCACGAGCGCCAGCAGCTCCGCGGAGCGGCCCCGGTTCGGCGCGAAGTTCATGGTCGCATGCGTGAGGTGGACAGGGCACCCGGTGCGGCGGCCGATCTCGATCGCCTCGCGATACGCGTCCAGGGCAGCACCGCCGTAGCTGCGCGTGTGCGGCGCCCAGTAGCCTCCGCGTTCCGCGACCACGCGGCAGAGGACCTCCAGCTCGGCGACATCGGCGTACATCCCCGGCGTGTAGGTCAGGCCACTCGACATTCCGAAGGCCCCGGCGTCCAGAGCCTGGCCGAGGAGGTCGACCATGGCCGTGATCTCCTTGGTGGTCGCCGGGCGGTTGTCGTGGCCGACGACGATCATCCGGAGATTGCCCTGCGGCACGAGGACGGCCGCGTTGGCCACGGCCACGCCGTCGATCGCCCCCAGCAGATCGTCCATCGACCGCCACGGCACGGCCCCGGGCAGCCCGTTCCAGCCCGCGATCTGCGCGGGGATGACAGCGGCGGTGGCATCGTCCAGCGGCGCATAGCCCAGGCCGTCCTGCCCGAGCACCTCGGTCGTGACGCCCTGACGGATCTTCGCGTCGTGCGCGGCGCCCCGGAGCACCGCGAGATCGCTGTGCGCGTGCATGTCGATGAACCCGGGCGCGAGCACCAGGCCGGCCGCGTCGACCTCGACCGCACCGTCCGGCAGCTCGAACGTCCCTGCGTCGCCCTCGCGGACGACCGCCACCACCCTGGCCCCCTCCACCGCGACATCCGCGACGAACCGCTCGGCGCCGGTGCCGTCGACGACGGTCGCGCGCCGATAGACGCGTACCAGGCCGGCCGCGGCCTTCTCGGCGCTCAGAAGCATGTCGCCACCGCGCCGATCACCCGCGGGTCGGCGGCGTCGGGGTCGTCGATCACGGCGACGACGCGCCACTTGTCGAAGGCGGTGCACGGATGCGAGAGGCCCAGGCGGACGACGTCGCCCACGTCGACCGTCTCCCCGTCGGCGGGCCGCAGGAAAGCGTGCTGGTCGTTCAGGGCCGTGACGGCGCCGGCGACGGACTGCGGCACGGGGAGGTCGATGTCGAACGGCACGTCGCGGCGCCCGGCGTCCAGCAGGGCGAGCCCGGGCTCCGGGTGCGACACCACACGCGACCAGGCGTGCATCGCCGAGCGCAGCGGTGCGGTGTCGGTGAGCGGGCCGAACGGCGACATGCGGGAGTAGAAGCCGTCATCGTGGATCTGGAACGCCCCCGACCGCAGCACGACCTCGGCCTCTCCGCTCACCGTCCCGAGCACCGCTGCGGCGCGGTCGGGGAAGGCACTCCCGCCGGCGCTGAGCACGGGGCGGAGGCCGTCCGGATAGCGCAGCCGGCGGTGCAGCTCGATGAGCGTGGCGAGGAAGCCGTCGACCGCCGCGACGGAGTCGGCGGATCGGTCCGGGCCGAAGGGCCCCTCGTAGCCGGTCACCCCGGCAAGGCGGAGGCCGGGAGCCGCCGCGATGGCCTCGGCGATGCGCTCGCCCTCCCCCACCGTCCTGGCGCCGGTCCGTCCCTGTGCACCGCCGAGCTCGACGAGCACGTCGAGGGGGCGCGGGGCGTCGGCGAGCGCCTCGGCGAGGATCGCCACACCGGCGAGGGAATCCGCCCCGCACAGGATCCGCAGATCCGCATCGGCGACGAGCAGCGCGCCCAGCTCACGCGCGGCCGCGCCATCGGTCACCCCGTTGGCGATGAGCACCGTGTCGACGCCGGCGTCGACGGCGACGCGGGCCTGCCACGGCGTCGCGACGGAGATGCCCCAGGCTCCGGCGTCCAGCAGCCGCTGCCACAGGGCCGGGGCCATCGTGGTCTTGCCGTGCGGAGCGAGGCGGACGCCCTCCCGCGCGGCCCAGCCGAACACCGTGTCCTCGTTGTGCGCGATCGCGTCGGCGTGCACCGTGAGCACCGGGGTCTGGAGGTCGGAGAGGCGCAGGTCGGCAGCGGCGACCTGCGACAGCCGCAACCCCGTCGCGCGCGCCGGGAACCCCTTCGCCCAGGTGCCGAGAACGGGATCCGGAATTTGTAGAGGCATCTAACAAGGCTACTAGGCTGGCGGCATGACCGCGAAGACACGAGTTTCCACCGACGCCGCCCCCGCCCCCGCGCACACGTTCTCGCAGGGCGTCCGCAAGGGCCCGATCGTCCAGGTCTCCGGCCAGGGCCCCGTGGACCCGCAGACCAACGAATACCTGTACCCCGGCGACGTCGCGGCACAGACCACCCGCACCCTCGAGAACGTCAAGGCCATCGTCGAGGCATCCGGTGCCACCTTCGACGACGTCGTGATGCTCCGCGTGTACCTCACCAAGCGCGAGGACTTCCCGATCATGAACGAGGCCTACGGGGCGTTCGTGGAGGCGCACACGACCGGGGGCGTGCTCCCGTCTCGCACCACCGTCTTCACCGGCCTCCCCCGGGAGGAGATGCTCGTCGAGATCGACGGACTCGCCGTCGTCGACTGAGCCGAGCCCCCGGAAAGCGGGGAGGCACCCTATCAGGACCGTTGCCTCCCCGTTACCAGCCATCCCGTACCATGGACGACAGGACACGTCGAGACTGCGGGGGGTGTGGTTCGTGACCGATCTGATTTCAACGCCGGGCGCTGCAACGGGGGCACAGCCCGACGATGCGACGCCGACGAGCGTCTTGACGCCGTCCGATGCTCCGACCGACGCGGTTCCGCCGCAGACCGGCGAGCAGCCTCTCGCCTGGGCTCCCACCGAGCCGGCGCCGAGGAAGCGCCGTCTCGGCCTGTGGATCGGTCTCGGCCTCGGAGTGGTTGCGCTCGGTGCCGGTGCCGCCTCGATGATCCTCATCGCCCCCGGCACCACCGTCGCCGGGATCCCGGTCGGCTGGATGACGCCCGGCGCGGCGGCCGATGCGATCAGCTCGCACCTCGCCCAGACGGAAGTCACCCTCACGGGCGAGGGCGGCGACGCCGTGCTCACCGGAGCTGAACTGGGCGCGACCGCTGATGCCACCGCCCTCGCGGATACCGCGTTCTCCGCGCACCCGATGTGGAACCTCGGCTCCTGGATGGGCGACCCCGTCCCCGCTGACATCGTCCTCGACCAGGAGACCGCCTCCGCCGCGCTCCGCGACGCCGTACCAGGGAGCTTCACCGACCCGGTCGACGCCGGGGTCGTCTTCGACGCCGCGAACGGGTCGTACGTCGTCACACCGTCCGTTCCGGGAACGGGCATCGACGTTGCCAGCCTGAACGCCGCCTTCATCGAGGCCGTAGGCGACGGCCGCTCGACGTTCGAGTACCCCGGTGGTCCAGCCGAAGCGGCGCCCGCCGTGTCCGACGACGACGCCACGGCGACCGCGACCACGCTCAACACCATGCTCTCGACCATCGGCTTCTACGTCGGCGAGGAGCGGACCGTCCCGGTGTCCCCCGAGGTGGCCGCCTCCTGGCTGACAGTGGTCGACGACGATGGCCAGCTTCGCATCGAGGCCGACCCGAAGGCGATCCAGGCCACCGTCGACACGCTGCCCGCGGCCGTGGATCGCGCCCCTGTCAACGCGACCAACATCGTCGACTCCGCCGGCACCGTGCTGCGCGCCGAGCAGGAGGGTGTCGCGGGGCGCGCCCTCGGCGACACCTCGCAGATCGCCGACCAGTTCGCGACCCAGCTCGCCGCGGGCGATGGCGCCTTCATGCTCTCGGTGACGGAGACGCCCTTCGAGACGACGAACCTGTTCCGTCGCGCGGAGATCAACCTCAGCACGCAGCGGGCGTACCTGTTCGAGAACGACGAGGTCGTGCAGTCCTGGGCGGTCTCGACCGGGCTCCCGGGAACGCCGACGCCGACCGGCAACTTCAAGGTCTTCGCGCACACCGCCATGCAGGACATGGGGTGCTTCGAAGGGGCACCGTACTGCACCGAGGACGTGCCCTGGATCACCTGGTTCGCTCCGAACATCGGCTTCCACGGCACCTACTGGCACAACAACTTCGGCAACCGGATGAGCCACGGCTGCGTCAACCTGCCGATCGACCTCGCCAAGTACGTCTACGACTGGTCTCCCGAGGGCCTCGAGGTCGCCGTCTACAACTGACCTGGCGCCGCGCCCCGGGGCCCGCAGACGAGAAGGGGCGGATGCCGCAGCATCCGCCCCTTTCTATCGTCTCAGCGCAGGGCGTCGACGATCTCGTTGAGCGTCGTGGACGGGCGCATGACCGCCTCGACGAGCTTCTCATCCGGGCGGTAGTAGCCGCCGATCTCCGCCGGCTTGCCCTGCACCGCGTTGAGCTCGGAGACGATGGTCTCCTCGTTCGCGGCGAGCTTGTCGGCGATCGGCGCGAAGGCCGCGGCGAGCTCCGGGTCCTTCGTCTGCTTCGCCAGCTCCTGCGCCCAGTACAGACCGAGGTAGAAGTGGCTTCCGCGGTTGTCGATCGTGCCGAGCGCACGGCCCGGCGAGCGGTCTTCCTCAAGGAAGGTGCCGGTCGCGGCGTCGAGCGTCTCGGCGAGCACGCGGGCCTTCTCATTGCCCGTGCGGTCGGCGAAGTGCTCGAGCGAGGCCGCGAGCGCGAAGAACTCGCCCAGCGAGTCCCAGCGCAGGTAGTTCTCCTCGACAAGCTGCTGCACGTGCTTCGGCGCGGAGCCGCCGGCGCCGGTCTCGAACAGGCCGCCGCCCGCGAGCAGCGGCACGATCGAGAGCATCTTGGCGCTCGTGCCGACCTCGAGGATCGGGAACAGGTCGGTGAGGTAATCGCGCAGCACGTTGCCGGTCACCGAGATGGTGTCCAGACCGTGACGCATGCGGGCGAGCGTGTACCGCGTCGCCTCCTCCGGCGCGAGGATCGTGATCGTCAGGCCCTTGGTGTCGAGCGTGGCGAGACCCTGGTGCACCTTCGCGATGATCTGCGCGTCGTGCGAACGGTTCGCGTCGAGCCAGAACACCGCGGGGGCACCGGTCGCGCGGGCGCGGCCGACCGCGAGCTTGACCCAGTCCATGACCGGGATGTGCTTGGTCTGCGTCGCGCGCCAGATGTCGCCCTTGCCGACCTCGTGCTCGATGAGGACCGTACCCTCGCTGTCGAGCACCTGCACGATGCCGTCCGCCGCGATCTCGAACGTCTTGTCGTGGCTGCCGTACTCCTCGGCCGCCTGCGCCATGAGGCCCACGTTCGGGACGGTGCCGATGGTGGCGGGGTCGAGCGGACCGTTCGCGATCACGTCGTCGATCACGGCCTGGTAGACGCTCGCGTAGGACGAGTCGGGGATGACCGCGATCGTGTCGGCCTCCTCGCCGTCCTTGCCCCAGAGCTTGCCACCGTTGCGGACGAGCGCGGGCATGGACGCGTCGACGATGACGTCGCTCGGCACGTGGAGGTTCGTGATCCCCTTGTCCGAGTTCACGTAGGAGAGCCGCGGCCCCTCGGCGATCGCCTTGTCGAACGCCGCGGCGATCTCGGCGCCGCCGGTCACGTTCGCCAGGCCCGCGAGGATCGACCCGAGGCCGTCGTTCGGGCTGAGGCCCGCCTCGGCGAGCTGCGTGCCGTACTGGTCGAAGACATCCTTGAAGAACGCCTTCACGACGTGGCCGAAGATGATCGGGTCGCTGACCTTCATCATCGTGGCCTTGAGGTGCACCGAGTAGAGCACGTCGTCGGCCTTGGCGGCCTCGAGCGTCTCCGCGAGGAACGCGTCCAACTCCTTCGCGGAGAGGAAGGTGGCGTCGATGATCTCCCGCGGGAGGACCTTGAGGCCCTCCTTGAGGACGGTGACGGTGCCGTCCTTCGCCGTGTGACGGAAGGAGAGGACATCGTCGTGGGCGGCGACCCAGGAGCGCTCGTTGTGCTTGAAGTCGTCGTGGCCCAGCGTCGCGACGCGGGTCTTCGACCCCTCCGCGAACGGCTTGTTGCGGTGCGGGTGCTTCTTCGCGTAGTTCTTCACGGCCAGCGGCGCCCGGCGGTCGCTGTTGCCCTCACGCAGGACGGGGTTCACGGCGGAACCCTTGATGCGGTCGTAGCGGGCGCGGACGTCCTTCTCCTCGAGCGTCGAGGGCTCGTCCGGGAAGTCGGGGACGTCGTACCCCTGCTGCTGTAGCTCCGCGATGGCGGCCTTGAGCTGCGGGATCGACGCCGAGATGTTCGGCAGCTTGATAATGTTCGCCTCGGGGAGGGTGGCGAGGCCGCCCAGCTCCGCCAGCGCGTCGCCGACCTGCTGCTCGGGGGTGAGCTTCTGAGGGAAGGCGGCGAGGATGCGGCCGGCCAGAGAGATGTCCCGCGTCTCGAATTCGATGCCCGCCTGGCCCGTGTAGGCCTGGATGATCGGCAGGAACGAGGCGGTGGCCAGTGCCGGTGCCTCGTCGGTATAGGTGTAGATGATGGCGTCGTCGGTCACCGGGAGGTTCTCCGTTCACGAGGTCTATTTGTCTCGATACCAAGATACCTGAGCGGCTCCCGTCCCGAAGCGGGGGGTCCTGTCGCGCATGCCGTGACTCGTCACGTCCGCGAAAAGTCCGCGCGAGTGGTGAATGCGATGTCGGGAGGGGCTAGCCTGGGGACATGTCCGAACTGCGCATGGTCGAACTCTCCGCCGCGACGATCGTCGCCGTGAACAACCTGTCGCTCAAGCCCGGACAGGAGCAGTTCCTCGCCCCCGTCTCGTACGGCATCGCGGCCACCGTCATCAACCCGCAGACCTCCTGGCAGCGGGTGATCCTGGACCGCAACGAGGTCGTGGGCTTCGTCAGCGCCAACTTCGACGACGAGGCCCCGGAGGAGCACTTCCGCTCCGTGCTGTGGCGCATCAATGTCGACGCGGACGACCAGGGTCGCGGCATCGGCCGCTTCGCCGTCGAGAACCTCATCGACGAAGCGCGCACCCGCGGCGTCGACCACGTCAACGTGATCTACGAAGCGGGCGAGGACGGCCCGGAGGCCTTCTTCCGTCGCGTCGGCTTCACCCCCGTCGGGGAGACGGCCTACGGCGAGGTCATCGCCGAGATCCGCGTCCCCTCCTGAGACCGGCGGCGGGGTCTCGAATCCCCTCCCCCATCGAGACTCCGTCGCCCTCGGTCTTCCTGCCGACACCCGACGCGAGTCACCGCGGCCCGGCGCCGTCCGAGGGTGTGCCTTTGCCGCGGCGGCTGTTCCACGCGGCCAGCGCGGACGCCGCTGCGCCCGCCGCACGATCGATGGCCTCGGCGGAGCGCTGGATCATGTACTGTGCTGCGTCCTGCCAGGCGGGCGTCGGCGGCGCCTCGCCGGTCTGCACCTTCGCGGCGTGCTCGGCGGCCTCGAATGCCCGCTCCAGCTCCGCCACGGCATCACGGTACGCGGCATACTCGGCGGCGGTGACGCGGCCGGTCGTCTGCCGTCGCGCCTCGACCGCGGCTCCCGCCGCACGCAGGTACGCGGCCGTCTCCGGGCGCTTGACGTCCGTCATCTCCGGATAGGCGATCTGCAGCGCCGTGTCGGTCTCGTAGCGCATCCACCGCGCGGTCACGGCGTCGTGCTCCGCGTACAGGCGCTCCAGCGGTCGCGGGGCGGAGCCGACGGGGATCGCGGCGCGCGCGG includes:
- a CDS encoding GNAT family N-acetyltransferase, encoding MSELRMVELSAATIVAVNNLSLKPGQEQFLAPVSYGIAATVINPQTSWQRVILDRNEVVGFVSANFDDEAPEEHFRSVLWRINVDADDQGRGIGRFAVENLIDEARTRGVDHVNVIYEAGEDGPEAFFRRVGFTPVGETAYGEVIAEIRVPS
- a CDS encoding NADP-dependent isocitrate dehydrogenase yields the protein MTDDAIIYTYTDEAPALATASFLPIIQAYTGQAGIEFETRDISLAGRILAAFPQKLTPEQQVGDALAELGGLATLPEANIIKLPNISASIPQLKAAIAELQQQGYDVPDFPDEPSTLEEKDVRARYDRIKGSAVNPVLREGNSDRRAPLAVKNYAKKHPHRNKPFAEGSKTRVATLGHDDFKHNERSWVAAHDDVLSFRHTAKDGTVTVLKEGLKVLPREIIDATFLSAKELDAFLAETLEAAKADDVLYSVHLKATMMKVSDPIIFGHVVKAFFKDVFDQYGTQLAEAGLSPNDGLGSILAGLANVTGGAEIAAAFDKAIAEGPRLSYVNSDKGITNLHVPSDVIVDASMPALVRNGGKLWGKDGEEADTIAVIPDSSYASVYQAVIDDVIANGPLDPATIGTVPNVGLMAQAAEEYGSHDKTFEIAADGIVQVLDSEGTVLIEHEVGKGDIWRATQTKHIPVMDWVKLAVGRARATGAPAVFWLDANRSHDAQIIAKVHQGLATLDTKGLTITILAPEEATRYTLARMRHGLDTISVTGNVLRDYLTDLFPILEVGTSAKMLSIVPLLAGGGLFETGAGGSAPKHVQQLVEENYLRWDSLGEFFALAASLEHFADRTGNEKARVLAETLDAATGTFLEEDRSPGRALGTIDNRGSHFYLGLYWAQELAKQTKDPELAAAFAPIADKLAANEETIVSELNAVQGKPAEIGGYYRPDEKLVEAVMRPSTTLNEIVDALR
- a CDS encoding L,D-transpeptidase — translated: MWFVTDLISTPGAATGAQPDDATPTSVLTPSDAPTDAVPPQTGEQPLAWAPTEPAPRKRRLGLWIGLGLGVVALGAGAASMILIAPGTTVAGIPVGWMTPGAAADAISSHLAQTEVTLTGEGGDAVLTGAELGATADATALADTAFSAHPMWNLGSWMGDPVPADIVLDQETASAALRDAVPGSFTDPVDAGVVFDAANGSYVVTPSVPGTGIDVASLNAAFIEAVGDGRSTFEYPGGPAEAAPAVSDDDATATATTLNTMLSTIGFYVGEERTVPVSPEVAASWLTVVDDDGQLRIEADPKAIQATVDTLPAAVDRAPVNATNIVDSAGTVLRAEQEGVAGRALGDTSQIADQFATQLAAGDGAFMLSVTETPFETTNLFRRAEINLSTQRAYLFENDEVVQSWAVSTGLPGTPTPTGNFKVFAHTAMQDMGCFEGAPYCTEDVPWITWFAPNIGFHGTYWHNNFGNRMSHGCVNLPIDLAKYVYDWSPEGLEVAVYN